GCCGCTGCCCGGCATCACGCTGAAGCTCGTGCCCAACGGCACCAAGCTCGAAGTGCGGGTGAAGGGTCCGACCGTCACGCCCGGCTATCACAAGCGCCCCGACCTGACCGCCGCCGCGTTCGACGATGAAGGCTTCTACAGCCTCGGCGACGCCGCGAAGTTCATCGACGAGAGCGATCCGGCGCAGGGCCTGGTCTTCGACGGCCGCGTGACGGAGGATTTCAAGCTCGACAGCGGCACCTGGGTCTCGGCCGGCACGCTCCGCGCCCACGCCGTCGCCGCCGCTTCGCCGCTGATCTTCGATTGCGTGGTGTGCGGGCAGGACAAGCCCTTCGTCGGCCTGCTCGCCTGGCCGGTCGCCGCGGCGGCGGCCGCGCTCAGCGGCAAGTCCGATCCGGCCGAGATCGTGAAGGACGAAAAGGTCCGCGCCTTCGTGCGGGAGAAGTTCGCCGCCTATAACCGCGAGCAGACGGGCTCGTCGTCGCGCATCCGGCGCGTCATCCTGATGGCCGAGCCGCCCTCGGTGGACGGCCACGAGATCACCGACAAGGGCTATGTCAACCAGCGCGCCACGATGGACCGCCGCCGCGTGCTGGTCGACAAGCTGTTCGCCGCCGCGCCCGATCCGGAGGTGATCGAGATTTCCTAGAAGCGGTCTCGCGAAATTTCCCCGCTTTGAGCGCTTTCGAGCCCGCGACACGGTTCCGGGACGTGTTTCTACGTGCGTAGACAATGCGTATTTCCCGGCGCGCGCGACCCGTTAACGTGGCGCTCAGGTCTTTTTGCTGAGATGACGCCATGCATGCGACAAGCCTCCTGACAGCCGACGATCTGTGCCGCATCGCGGCCGACCTGGTCGATGAGCACGGCATCGACGCGCGCGACTACGCGCGGCGCGCCGTCCTGTGCCTGGAGGCCGAAGGCGCCCGCGACCGCGCGCAGTTCTGGCAGACCTTGTGCGTCCTGCTCGACGACATCGCCGAAAACCGCCTGGACCCGCTGAGCCCGGTGACGCTGCATTGAATCTACCTTCCCCTTGAGGGAGGGTAGGCTCACCCCATCTTGCGTCGCGCCCGCGCTTGCCCTCACACTCCCGGTCCCAACCAACACCCGGATACCCATGCCGCTCGATCCCATCGTCAAGGGCCTGCTCGACCAGATGAAGGCCGCGAGCATGCCCAAGCTGCAGCACATCGGCGCCGTCGCCGGCCGCGAACAGATGTACGCGATGATGCAGATGGTGGGCCCGCGCGACGTGCCCGTCGGCAAGACCGAGAACCTGACGGTGCCCGGCCCCGGTGGCCCGATTCCCGTGCGTGTCTATACCCCGGTCGCGGCGGGCAAGGAGGCGATGCCGACGCTCGTCTATTATCACGGCGGCGGCTTCGTCATCGGCAGCGTCGAGGTGGTGGACGGCCTCTGCCGCATCATGGCGAACGAGGGTGGCCTGCGCGTGATCTCGGTCGATTACCGCCTCGCGCCGGAGCACAAATTCCCCGCCGCGCTGGACGATGCCTTCGCCGTCGTCGCCTGGATCGCGCAGAACGCCGCCGAGATCGGCGTCGACGCCAACCGCATCGCGGTGGGCGGCGACAGCGCCGGCGGCGCGCTGGCGGCCGAAGTGGCCCAGCTCGCCAAGGCCAAGGGCGGCGTCAAGCTCGCCGCCCAGATGCTGCTGTTTCCCGTCGTGCAGGTGGGCGAGGAGACCGCCTCGATGCGCGAATTCGCCGTCGGCTATTTCCTCGAAAAGGAAACGCTCGACTGGTTCTATGCGAGCTACCTTCCCGCCGGCGCCGACCTTAGCGATCCCAGGATTTCACCCCTGCGCGCCAAGGATCTGTCGGGCCTGCCGCCCGCCTATGTCATGCTCGGCGGCTACGATCCCTTGCACGACGAGGGCATGCAATATGCCGACAAGCTGCGCGCCGCCGGCGTGAAGGTCGAGATTGCCGATTTCGCCGACATGGTCCACGACTTCATCTATTTCCAGGCGATCGTGCCCCAGGCGCGCGAGGCGCTCGCCAGCGCGGTCAAGGCCATTGCGGCGATGCTGGGATAAGCTTCGTCAATCGACATAAGGGAAGATCCGCCATGTCCCTCGACGTCCATGTCCGCAACATCCTCGACCAGATGGCGGCGCTGAAGCTGCCCAAGCTGCACGAGATCGGGCCGCAGGCGGCGCGCGCCGCGATGCGCGCCAGCGTCTTCCGCGGCGGCGAGACACCGATCGGCCGCGTCGAGAACCGCACTATCCCCGGCCCCGCCGGCGAGATCGCGCTGCGCGTTTACACCCCGCTGGGCGAAAGCGCCGACGTGCTGCCCGGCTTGATGTTCTATCATGGCGGCGGCTTCGTGATCGGCGATCTCGACAGCCATGACGATCTTTCCCGTTGCCTGGCGAACGGCAGCGGCTGCCGCGTCGTCTCGGTGGATTATCGCTTGGCGCCCGAACATCCCTTTCCGGCGGCGGTGGACGACAGCTTCGCCGCGACGCGCTACGTCGCCGCGCACGCCTCCGAGTTCGGCATCGACGCGACCCGCCTCGCGGTCAGCGGCGACAGCGCCGGCGGCAACCTCGCGGCCGTGGTCTGCCAGCTCGCCAAGATCGCGGGCGGTCCGCGCATCGCCTTCCAGCTCCTGATCTATCCGGTGACCCAGCTCGGCGCCGATGCCGAGACCCGCTCGATGCGCGAGAACGCCAAGGGCTATTTCCTGGAGAAGGACAGCATGGACTGGTTCACGCGGCTCTACGCGCCCGACGCCGCGCATCGCAGCGACCCGCGTCTCTCGCCCTTGCTGTGCACCGACCTGAGCGGCCTGCCGCCCGCCTATGTCGTGACCGCTGGCTTCGATCCCTTGCGCGACGAGGGCAGGGACTATGCCGACAAACTCGACGCCGCCGGCGTGGCGGTGACCTATGTGAACTATCCCGGCATGGTGCACGGGTTCTTCAGCATGCGCAGCCTGATCCCCAAGGCGCGCGAAGCGGTCGCCGCCGCGGCGGCGTCGGTGAAAGAAGGCGTCGCCGTTCCGGCGTGACCGTGCAGTTCAGACACTTGGTGTCATCCGCCGCGAATGCGGCGGACCCAGGTGAAACCTGCAGCCACGGAGCGGTATCAACTGGGTGGCCCGCATTCGCGGGCCATGACAACCTTTTTGGGCCCGCGAATTTCCGACTGGGGCCCTAGGATGGAATCAGCTTCCCCGGATTCATCACGCCCTTGGGGTCCAGCGCCATCTTCACCGCGCGCAGCACGTCGATCCCGAGCGCGCCTTTCTCCTTGGCGATCCAGGGCAGGTGATCCTCGCCGACGCCGTGGTGATGGCTGATCGTGCCGCCCTGCGCGAGGATCGCGTCCGACGCCGCCGCCTTGATCGCGCGCCATTGCCCGACCTCGTTCTCCAGCGCGCGCGCGAAGATGTAGGTGAAATAGAGGCTCGCGCCGTCGGGATAGGAATGGCTGATATGGCATTGCACCACGCCATGCGCGCCGTCGCGCGGCGCGGTCTCGCGGATCGCCTTCTCCAGCGCGTCGCGCACCGCGACATGCAGCGTCTCGATGTTCGACCAGCGCGTCGCGGTCTCCAGCGTGTCGACGCCGGCGCCGCGCTCCAGCATCGGATCGCGCAGATAGGGCCCGTGGAACCGTCCCGCCAGCCAGCGCTTGCCCTGGCCTTCGCCCAACGTCATCGCGCGATGGCGCTTGGCGATGGCATCGAACGCCTTGCGCGCCGCCTCGACTTCGCCGCGCGGGCCCTCGAAGCCGGCGATCAGGGCACAGGCCTTGTCGTCGAAGCCGCGTGAATCGAGCACCATCTGCGCGATGCGGTCGGAGAGCCCGCGCTTCTTCCCGACGCCGCCGAAGGCGCGATAGAACCGCGTCTCCGCCGCATCGGAGAGCCGCAGCATCGTGAAGGCGAGGCCGGCCTGCACCGCCTCGCGGATCGCGGCCGCGCCGCCCGCGAAGTCGCGGAAGAGATAGCCGCGATAGTCGCGCGCGGCCGGCACCGGGCGGATGCGCACCGTCGCCTCCGTCACCACGCCGAACGCGCCCTCCGAGCCTAACGCGAGATCGACAAGCTGCGGCCCCGCCGCCGAAGACGGAAAGCCGCCGACCGTCAGCACACCGCGCGGTGTTGCCAGCTTCGCGCCGACCAGCCAGGTCTCGCTGCGGCCGTAGCCGCTCGAACTTTGGCCGGCGCCGCGATGCGCGATCCAGCCGCCCAGCGTCGAAAACTCGAAGGATTGCGGATAGTGCCCCAGCGTGAAGCCCTTGGCCGCCAGCGCCTTCTCCAGCGCCGGGCCGTAGATGCCGGCCTCGACCGTCGCGGTCATCGCGACCGGATCGATCTCGATCATGCGGTCCATGCCGGTCAGGTCGAGCGTCACCACCGATTTGAACGCGCCCTTCGCCGCCGTCACGCCGCCGACCACGCTGGTGCCGCCGCCGAACGGCACCACCGCGACGCCGAGTTCCGACGCCGCCTGCAGCACGCCGAGAACCTCCTCGGCGCTGCGCGGATAAAGCACCGCGTCCGG
Above is a window of Rhizomicrobium sp. DNA encoding:
- a CDS encoding alpha/beta hydrolase; this encodes MPLDPIVKGLLDQMKAASMPKLQHIGAVAGREQMYAMMQMVGPRDVPVGKTENLTVPGPGGPIPVRVYTPVAAGKEAMPTLVYYHGGGFVIGSVEVVDGLCRIMANEGGLRVISVDYRLAPEHKFPAALDDAFAVVAWIAQNAAEIGVDANRIAVGGDSAGGALAAEVAQLAKAKGGVKLAAQMLLFPVVQVGEETASMREFAVGYFLEKETLDWFYASYLPAGADLSDPRISPLRAKDLSGLPPAYVMLGGYDPLHDEGMQYADKLRAAGVKVEIADFADMVHDFIYFQAIVPQAREALASAVKAIAAMLG
- a CDS encoding FAD-binding oxidoreductase, translating into MTIERGKIRWNGWGWTAHKDELAGREEVWSWLAGELGMPALLATPARPLDSIALAPSRLPAVAAEKFARVLGAERITSDPFERGSHALGKSYHDLLRLRAGELSSAPDAVLYPRSAEEVLGVLQAASELGVAVVPFGGGTSVVGGVTAAKGAFKSVVTLDLTGMDRMIEIDPVAMTATVEAGIYGPALEKALAAKGFTLGHYPQSFEFSTLGGWIAHRGAGQSSSGYGRSETWLVGAKLATPRGVLTVGGFPSSAAGPQLVDLALGSEGAFGVVTEATVRIRPVPAARDYRGYLFRDFAGGAAAIREAVQAGLAFTMLRLSDAAETRFYRAFGGVGKKRGLSDRIAQMVLDSRGFDDKACALIAGFEGPRGEVEAARKAFDAIAKRHRAMTLGEGQGKRWLAGRFHGPYLRDPMLERGAGVDTLETATRWSNIETLHVAVRDALEKAIRETAPRDGAHGVVQCHISHSYPDGASLYFTYIFARALENEVGQWRAIKAAASDAILAQGGTISHHHGVGEDHLPWIAKEKGALGIDVLRAVKMALDPKGVMNPGKLIPS
- a CDS encoding alpha/beta hydrolase; translated protein: MSLDVHVRNILDQMAALKLPKLHEIGPQAARAAMRASVFRGGETPIGRVENRTIPGPAGEIALRVYTPLGESADVLPGLMFYHGGGFVIGDLDSHDDLSRCLANGSGCRVVSVDYRLAPEHPFPAAVDDSFAATRYVAAHASEFGIDATRLAVSGDSAGGNLAAVVCQLAKIAGGPRIAFQLLIYPVTQLGADAETRSMRENAKGYFLEKDSMDWFTRLYAPDAAHRSDPRLSPLLCTDLSGLPPAYVVTAGFDPLRDEGRDYADKLDAAGVAVTYVNYPGMVHGFFSMRSLIPKAREAVAAAAASVKEGVAVPA